A genomic window from Agrobacterium tumefaciens includes:
- the gpmI gene encoding 2,3-bisphosphoglycerate-independent phosphoglycerate mutase, with product MRTPKPVVLTILDGWGLSEDKSSNAPVLANTPTMDRLFATCPNATLTTFGPNVGLPTGQMGNSEVGHTNIGAGRIVAMDLGQIDLAIEDGSFFRNAAMLDFAATVKAAGGVAHLMCVVSDGGVHGHILHGQAAVKLMISHGLKVVVHAITDGRDVAPQSAEDFVAALVASLPQGASIGTVIGRYYAMDRDNRWERVEKAYDAMVLGKGEHASDAVSAVAQSYKNNVTDEFILPTVINGYEGFKAGDGLFCLNFRADRAREILLAIGADDFDGFAREKPVLSALLGMVEYSTRHAAFMTTAYPKRDIANTLGAWVAKQGLTQFRLAETEKYPHVTFFLNGGKEEPEVGEDRFMPKSPKVATYDLQPEMSAPEVTEKFVEAIGKGYDLIVTNYANPDMVGHTGDLQAAIKACEAVDRGLAAVVAALEKVGGAMLVIADHGNCETMVDPVTGGPHTAHTINPVPVILFGGPQGAKLHDGILADVAPTLLQLMNVQLPPEMTGKSLIDL from the coding sequence ATGCGCACTCCCAAACCCGTTGTCCTGACTATTCTCGATGGCTGGGGGCTGAGCGAGGATAAATCCAGCAACGCACCGGTGCTGGCGAACACGCCCACCATGGACCGGCTTTTCGCCACCTGCCCGAATGCGACGCTGACCACTTTCGGACCGAATGTCGGCCTGCCCACCGGCCAGATGGGTAATTCCGAAGTCGGCCACACCAATATCGGCGCCGGCCGTATCGTTGCGATGGATCTCGGGCAGATCGATCTGGCGATCGAGGATGGCAGCTTTTTCCGCAATGCGGCGATGCTTGATTTCGCCGCCACGGTAAAGGCGGCGGGCGGCGTGGCGCATCTGATGTGCGTCGTTTCCGATGGCGGCGTCCATGGCCATATCCTGCACGGCCAGGCGGCGGTGAAGCTGATGATCAGCCACGGTCTGAAAGTCGTCGTGCACGCCATCACCGATGGCCGCGATGTCGCGCCGCAATCGGCGGAGGATTTTGTGGCGGCGCTCGTCGCGAGCCTGCCGCAAGGTGCCAGCATCGGCACCGTGATCGGCCGCTATTATGCGATGGATCGCGATAATCGCTGGGAGCGCGTTGAAAAGGCCTATGACGCCATGGTTCTCGGCAAGGGCGAACATGCGTCGGATGCGGTAAGCGCGGTCGCTCAGAGCTACAAGAACAATGTGACAGATGAATTCATCCTGCCGACGGTGATCAATGGTTATGAGGGCTTCAAGGCCGGCGATGGGTTGTTCTGCCTGAATTTTCGTGCCGACCGTGCCCGTGAAATCCTGCTTGCCATCGGTGCGGATGATTTTGATGGCTTTGCGCGCGAAAAGCCCGTGCTTTCGGCATTGCTTGGTATGGTGGAATATTCCACCCGCCACGCGGCTTTCATGACGACGGCCTATCCGAAGCGCGATATCGCCAATACGCTGGGCGCATGGGTGGCAAAACAGGGGCTCACGCAGTTCCGTCTTGCTGAAACCGAAAAATATCCGCATGTCACCTTCTTCCTGAATGGTGGCAAGGAAGAGCCGGAGGTGGGCGAAGACCGCTTCATGCCGAAATCCCCCAAGGTCGCGACGTATGATCTGCAGCCAGAAATGAGCGCGCCGGAAGTGACGGAGAAATTCGTCGAGGCGATCGGTAAGGGCTACGATCTCATCGTCACCAATTACGCCAATCCTGACATGGTTGGTCATACCGGTGATCTGCAGGCTGCGATCAAGGCCTGCGAAGCCGTGGATCGCGGGCTTGCTGCCGTCGTTGCCGCTCTCGAAAAAGTCGGTGGCGCCATGCTGGTAATCGCCGACCACGGCAATTGCGAAACCATGGTCGACCCAGTGACCGGCGGCCCGCACACGGCGCATACCATCAATCCGGTGCCGGTGATCCTGTTTGGCGGTCCGCAAGGCGCAAAGCTGCATGACGGCATTCTCGCCGATGTTGCGCCCACTTTGCTGCAATTGATGAACGTGCAGCTGCCCCCGGAAATGACGGGAAAGAGCCTGATCGACCTGTAA
- a CDS encoding dihydrolipoamide acetyltransferase family protein — MAEYTITMPDVGEGVAEAELVEWNVKPGDPVHEDMVLAAVMTDKATVEIPSPVAGIVTWLAVTVGNTVPVKAPLVRIETDVSADAPELNAPEAEAPADMTEAPPPVETQPAVRQAEDASPPLPVEPHHKPLASPAVRQRADDLDIDLTKVKGTGPDGHITHADLDGFLTVRGRPERPEPAAAHDSAVEEVKVTGLRRKIAEKMVLSASRIPHITYVEEIDVTDLEDLRATMNGNRRSGQPKLTILPFLMRALVKAVADHPGMNATFDDEVGVISHYEAVHIGIATQTPSGLTVPVVRHTETLGLWECADEVARVAEAARTGTAHREELMGSTITISSLGALGGVVSTPIINHPEVAIIGVNKIMTRPVWDGTRFVPRKMMNLSSSFDHRVVDGWDAAVFIQAIKALLEKPALIFIDG; from the coding sequence ATGGCGGAATATACCATTACGATGCCCGATGTCGGCGAAGGCGTTGCTGAAGCCGAACTGGTGGAATGGAACGTCAAGCCGGGCGATCCGGTACATGAGGACATGGTGCTGGCCGCTGTGATGACCGACAAGGCAACGGTTGAAATCCCGTCGCCGGTGGCGGGCATCGTCACCTGGCTGGCCGTGACGGTCGGAAACACCGTGCCGGTGAAAGCACCGCTCGTCCGCATCGAAACCGATGTCTCTGCCGACGCCCCCGAGCTCAACGCGCCGGAAGCCGAAGCGCCCGCGGATATGACGGAAGCACCGCCACCCGTTGAAACCCAGCCGGCTGTCCGCCAGGCCGAGGATGCGTCGCCGCCCCTTCCAGTCGAACCGCATCACAAACCGCTGGCGTCTCCTGCCGTTCGCCAGCGCGCCGACGATCTCGATATTGATCTCACAAAGGTCAAGGGAACCGGGCCGGACGGGCATATCACCCATGCCGATCTGGATGGGTTCTTAACCGTGCGGGGACGGCCGGAACGCCCCGAGCCGGCAGCGGCCCACGATAGCGCCGTCGAGGAAGTGAAAGTGACGGGGCTGCGGCGCAAGATTGCCGAGAAGATGGTGCTCTCCGCCTCCCGTATTCCGCATATCACCTACGTCGAGGAAATCGACGTGACGGATTTGGAAGATTTGCGCGCGACCATGAACGGCAATCGCCGTTCCGGACAGCCGAAACTGACGATCCTGCCGTTTCTGATGCGCGCTCTGGTGAAAGCCGTGGCCGATCATCCCGGCATGAATGCCACTTTTGATGACGAGGTTGGTGTCATCAGCCACTACGAAGCCGTCCATATCGGCATTGCCACGCAGACACCGTCCGGCCTCACCGTTCCGGTCGTGCGCCACACCGAAACGCTCGGCCTTTGGGAATGCGCAGACGAAGTCGCACGCGTTGCCGAAGCAGCCCGCACTGGCACCGCGCATCGGGAAGAACTGATGGGCTCCACCATCACCATCAGTTCACTCGGAGCATTGGGCGGCGTGGTTTCGACGCCTATCATCAACCATCCGGAGGTGGCGATCATCGGCGTCAACAAGATCATGACGCGTCCGGTCTGGGATGGCACGCGCTTCGTGCCCCGCAAGATGATGAACCTGTCATCCAGCTTTGATCACCGGGTGGTCGATGGCTGGGATGCGGCCGTCTTCATCCAGGCGATCAAGGCGCTCCTGGAAAAGCCGGCTCTGATATTCATCGACGGCTGA